A single Geoanaerobacter pelophilus DNA region contains:
- a CDS encoding radical SAM/SPASM domain-containing protein has translation MAEEFIPKWVAWETTQKCNLKCVHCRCSSDMTSSEGDFTTDEGKKLLKDIADFSKPVVVLSGGEPLLRPDIFELAEYGTSLGLRMCMATNGALVNDDVCEKMKKAEIKMVSLSLDGSTAAVHDDFRSCEGAFQGVVNAAEHFRRHGQKFLINSSFTKRNQHDIANTFKVAKSLGATAWYMFMIVPTGRGEEIMSELISKEDYEEILDWHYQQEKLEEDILMRPTCAPHYYRIVPQKAKAEGVKFERRSLTFSTGGGKGCIAAQTICLIDCFGNVKPCSYFHRTAGNVKTTPFKEIWENSEIFKDLRNFKAYKGKCGECEYINVCGGCRARADAVYGDYMAEEPFCNYVPIRLQKKA, from the coding sequence ATGGCCGAAGAATTTATTCCGAAATGGGTTGCCTGGGAAACCACGCAAAAATGCAACCTCAAGTGCGTCCACTGCCGCTGCTCATCTGATATGACCTCGTCGGAAGGTGATTTCACGACTGACGAAGGAAAGAAGCTCCTTAAGGATATTGCCGACTTTTCCAAACCGGTGGTGGTGCTTTCCGGCGGCGAGCCGCTGCTGAGGCCGGATATTTTTGAACTTGCCGAATATGGCACATCACTCGGCCTGCGTATGTGTATGGCCACCAACGGCGCCTTGGTAAACGATGATGTCTGCGAAAAAATGAAAAAGGCTGAGATCAAGATGGTCTCGCTGTCGTTGGACGGTTCAACAGCAGCTGTGCATGACGACTTCCGGTCATGTGAAGGAGCGTTTCAGGGAGTGGTCAATGCTGCCGAACATTTTCGCCGGCATGGCCAGAAATTCCTGATCAACTCATCTTTCACCAAGCGCAATCAGCATGATATCGCAAATACCTTCAAGGTGGCCAAGTCTCTGGGGGCGACGGCCTGGTACATGTTCATGATTGTGCCCACTGGTCGCGGCGAAGAGATCATGAGCGAGTTGATATCCAAGGAAGATTACGAGGAGATCCTCGACTGGCACTACCAGCAGGAAAAACTTGAAGAAGACATCCTGATGCGCCCAACCTGCGCCCCTCATTATTACCGGATCGTTCCGCAGAAAGCCAAGGCCGAAGGGGTCAAATTTGAGCGACGCTCCCTCACCTTCTCGACCGGAGGGGGCAAGGGGTGTATTGCCGCCCAGACCATTTGCTTGATTGATTGTTTCGGCAATGTCAAACCTTGTTCATACTTCCACCGCACTGCCGGTAATGTTAAAACCACGCCATTCAAGGAGATCTGGGAAAATTCCGAAATATTCAAAGATCTTCGCAACTTCAAAGCTTATAAGGGTAAGTGCGGCGAGTGCGAGTATATCAATGTTTGCGGCGGTTGCCGCGCCAGGGCCGATGCGGTCTACGGTGATTACATGGCCGAAGAGCCATTCTGTAACTACGTCCCTATACGCCTTCAGAAGAAGGCGTAA
- a CDS encoding gamma carbonic anhydrase family protein gives MIKPFQGMTPNIDPSAFIAETAVIIGDVTIGAQSSIWYNVVARGDVNFIKIGARSNIQDLTMLHVTHKKHADDPGAPLVIGDDVTVGHSVTLHGCTLQNGCFIGMQAMVMDKAVVGEGALVGARALVTEGTIIPPNTLWVGAPAKYKRDLSADEIAWLKKSPQNYVNYSLQFIEDGLNSLPLSQP, from the coding sequence ATGATTAAGCCGTTTCAGGGAATGACGCCCAATATAGACCCGTCTGCCTTTATTGCAGAGACAGCAGTGATCATCGGCGATGTGACCATCGGGGCCCAGAGCAGCATCTGGTATAACGTTGTGGCGCGCGGCGATGTTAATTTCATCAAGATTGGGGCGAGAAGCAATATCCAGGACCTGACGATGCTTCATGTCACCCATAAGAAGCATGCCGACGACCCCGGAGCACCCCTTGTCATCGGCGATGACGTTACGGTCGGCCACAGCGTCACCCTGCATGGCTGCACCCTGCAAAACGGCTGTTTTATCGGGATGCAGGCAATGGTCATGGATAAGGCGGTTGTCGGTGAAGGTGCATTGGTGGGAGCCCGGGCGCTGGTCACCGAGGGAACGATCATCCCGCCGAATACCCTCTGGGTCGGCGCTCCGGCAAAGTACAAACGTGATCTCTCCGCAGACGAGATTGCCTGGCTGAAGAAATCACCACAAAACTACGTTAATTATTCCCTTCAGTTCATCGAGGATGGGCTGAATTCGCTCCCTTTAAGCCAGCCATGA
- the msrA gene encoding peptide-methionine (S)-S-oxide reductase MsrA, whose amino-acid sequence MKLLLNLFIALLLTFGSGMCSAAQKSESAIFAGGCFWCMESPFDGIDGVISTTVGYTGGFTQNPTYEQVSSGTTGHMEAVQVLYDPGKVSYQQLLDTFWRNIDPLNNGGQFCDNGPQYRAAIFYGNETQKRQAEISRAWLEEERGWQIVTDIRPAVVFYPAEEYHQGYYKKNPLRYRFYRANCGRDERLKELWKGSLSH is encoded by the coding sequence ATGAAGCTGTTGCTCAATCTTTTTATTGCCCTGCTGTTAACCTTCGGATCGGGTATGTGCTCGGCTGCGCAGAAAAGTGAAAGCGCAATTTTTGCCGGCGGCTGCTTCTGGTGCATGGAATCTCCCTTTGATGGGATCGACGGGGTTATCTCTACCACCGTTGGTTATACCGGAGGTTTTACCCAAAATCCAACCTATGAGCAGGTCTCTTCCGGAACAACCGGCCATATGGAGGCTGTTCAGGTGCTCTACGATCCAGGCAAGGTTTCTTATCAGCAGTTGCTTGACACCTTCTGGCGCAATATAGATCCCCTCAACAACGGCGGGCAGTTTTGTGATAACGGGCCGCAGTATCGCGCCGCGATTTTCTATGGCAACGAAACTCAGAAAAGGCAGGCTGAGATTTCCCGGGCGTGGCTTGAAGAAGAGCGTGGCTGGCAGATTGTGACCGACATTCGTCCTGCAGTAGTTTTTTATCCTGCTGAGGAGTATCACCAGGGCTACTACAAAAAGAACCCGCTGAGATACAGGTTTTACCGGGCCAACTGTGGCAGGGATGAGCGATTGAAGGAGCTGTGGAAAGGCAGTTTATCCCACTGA
- a CDS encoding hybrid sensor histidine kinase/response regulator produces the protein MKGDKILVVDDEADISLILKLQLEDAGYTSVRAHDGIEALECLAREHFDLMLLDIKMPRLNGIQVLERARTEFPDVAVVMMTAHGNEAIAVDAMKKGASDYIAKPFSSDDAVKKVARAIAFNKSCIENRKLQEELAREQQKVAAILEGMTDLLIAVNAEGRVMMVNHKAEQELGLSRSELTGRTLPELLATDIRPEQLPAMVALKTAEPCHDVTYNVSLKDRVINVLSSAAPLKDKNGELLGSVEIIRDISALKALEQEKEDYVSMLSHDLKSPITSIVGSIDLVREGRLGPVTRDQQEFLESAVDSCSEMTEMIDTLLDVHKFEAGKMKMAIKADDPTNLLHKVLNRYEPIAARSQISLKLEISGELSPVLFDRTTMMRLLANILSNAFKFTLEGGTIAIRSKMIAAPVELLSRVAQGLYREDELPDGGCFLMITVEDSGVGIPADALTSIFDRFAQAQNRRKGKTRGTGLGLAFCRKVMDAHHGYIWVESEEGRGSTFGILIPAA, from the coding sequence ATGAAGGGTGACAAGATACTCGTAGTTGACGATGAGGCAGATATCAGCCTGATTCTCAAGCTACAGCTGGAAGATGCGGGATACACGTCGGTGCGGGCTCATGACGGGATTGAAGCCTTGGAATGCCTGGCACGAGAGCATTTTGACCTGATGCTGTTAGATATAAAAATGCCCAGACTGAATGGCATCCAGGTTCTTGAGAGGGCCCGCACGGAGTTCCCCGATGTGGCCGTAGTCATGATGACTGCACACGGCAACGAAGCTATCGCGGTGGACGCCATGAAAAAAGGGGCTTCGGACTACATCGCAAAGCCGTTTTCCAGCGACGATGCCGTAAAAAAAGTGGCTCGGGCAATAGCTTTTAATAAGTCTTGTATCGAGAATCGAAAGTTGCAGGAAGAGCTTGCCCGGGAGCAGCAAAAGGTGGCCGCCATCCTGGAAGGGATGACCGACCTTCTCATTGCCGTGAATGCGGAGGGGCGGGTGATGATGGTGAACCATAAGGCCGAACAGGAATTAGGCCTGTCGCGGAGTGAGCTGACCGGGCGGACTTTGCCGGAGCTGCTGGCAACTGATATCCGCCCTGAGCAGTTACCGGCAATGGTGGCCTTGAAAACAGCAGAGCCTTGCCACGACGTGACCTATAATGTCAGCCTCAAGGATAGGGTGATTAACGTCCTTTCCAGTGCTGCCCCGCTTAAAGATAAGAATGGCGAGCTCCTCGGGAGCGTGGAGATAATCCGTGATATCTCAGCCCTCAAAGCATTGGAACAGGAAAAAGAGGATTATGTCAGCATGCTTTCCCATGACCTCAAGTCTCCGATAACATCAATTGTCGGCTCGATCGACCTGGTGCGTGAAGGTCGTCTGGGACCGGTTACCAGGGACCAACAGGAGTTTCTTGAGTCTGCGGTTGACAGCTGTTCTGAAATGACGGAGATGATTGACACATTACTGGATGTCCATAAGTTCGAAGCCGGGAAGATGAAAATGGCCATCAAAGCGGACGACCCGACCAACTTGCTCCACAAAGTCCTTAACAGATATGAGCCGATTGCGGCACGGTCACAGATATCACTAAAGCTGGAAATTTCCGGAGAGCTGTCACCGGTCCTGTTTGACCGGACAACAATGATGCGTTTGCTGGCGAACATCCTCTCGAATGCCTTCAAATTTACCCTTGAAGGGGGGACAATTGCCATAAGAAGCAAAATGATTGCTGCCCCTGTGGAGCTCCTTAGCAGGGTTGCACAAGGGCTTTACCGGGAAGATGAACTCCCTGACGGGGGATGCTTTCTGATGATAACTGTAGAGGATAGCGGCGTAGGCATTCCCGCGGATGCCCTCACCAGTATCTTTGATCGCTTTGCCCAGGCGCAAAACAGGCGAAAAGGCAAGACGCGGGGCACCGGACTCGGGCTTGCCTTCTGCCGCAAGGTCATGGATGCACACCACGGGTACATCTGGGTCGAGAGCGAGGAAGGGCGCGGCAGCACTTTCGGAATACTTATTCCGGCAGCATAA
- a CDS encoding phosphoglucomutase/phosphomannomutase family protein, which produces MQILFGTDGWRGVIARDFTFDNISLVAQATMDYLTREGLAAKGLIIGYDRRFLSREFAERVAEIAAGNGIKVWLTDSYAPTPAVSWAVHEKQAGAGIMITASHNPPAYNGFKVKESFGGSARPSTTKQLEELVAKNIANSRPTKETGLAEALASGMVELFDAASPYLAQLGRYVDLDAIRNAAIPVVIDPMFGAGSGFIPKLLPGVNEIHCAHNPGFGGRPPEPTEENLEELAEMVKANGCRAGLALDGDADRIGAVDETGSFFSSHMIFTILLRHLYERKNLRGGVVKTVSTTRMVDLLADKYGLQLFETPIGFKYICELMLEHDILMGGEESGGLGVKGHIPERDGILMALLLLEAMAVTGKGLRQLLNETMDEIGHFFYRRIDLPIAPEAKAKLIAQLKTAAPATIAGRSVAEQNFRDGFKFIFSDGSWLLVRPSGTEPVLRLYSEASSPETVELLLSAGRELAGI; this is translated from the coding sequence GTGCAGATACTCTTCGGAACTGATGGCTGGCGTGGGGTTATTGCCCGCGATTTTACCTTTGACAATATCTCTCTCGTGGCTCAGGCGACCATGGACTATCTCACTCGCGAAGGTCTTGCCGCCAAGGGGCTGATAATAGGCTATGATCGTCGTTTTCTCTCCCGGGAATTTGCGGAGCGGGTTGCTGAGATAGCTGCCGGCAACGGAATCAAAGTCTGGCTTACCGACAGCTACGCGCCCACCCCGGCGGTTTCCTGGGCCGTGCATGAAAAACAGGCTGGTGCAGGGATTATGATTACTGCAAGCCATAATCCCCCGGCCTATAATGGCTTCAAGGTCAAGGAGTCTTTCGGTGGCTCAGCCCGGCCTTCGACCACAAAGCAGTTGGAAGAGCTCGTGGCAAAGAACATTGCCAATTCCCGGCCGACCAAGGAAACTGGGCTAGCAGAGGCCCTGGCTTCCGGCATGGTTGAGCTGTTTGACGCCGCTTCCCCTTATCTGGCCCAGCTCGGTAGATATGTCGATCTCGACGCGATCCGCAACGCTGCCATCCCTGTTGTGATAGACCCGATGTTCGGCGCCGGCAGCGGCTTCATCCCTAAACTGCTCCCCGGAGTCAATGAAATCCATTGCGCACACAATCCCGGTTTTGGCGGTCGCCCTCCCGAACCAACCGAGGAGAATCTTGAAGAACTGGCTGAAATGGTAAAAGCTAACGGATGCCGGGCCGGACTCGCACTGGATGGCGATGCCGACAGAATCGGCGCAGTTGATGAAACCGGCAGCTTTTTCTCCTCCCACATGATCTTCACCATCCTGTTGCGCCATCTCTATGAACGTAAAAATCTGCGCGGCGGTGTCGTCAAAACGGTTTCCACGACCCGCATGGTCGATCTCCTTGCCGACAAATACGGTCTGCAGCTCTTCGAAACCCCGATCGGCTTCAAATACATTTGCGAGTTGATGCTGGAGCATGACATCCTGATGGGAGGCGAAGAATCCGGAGGACTTGGGGTAAAAGGGCACATTCCCGAGAGAGACGGCATTCTGATGGCGCTGCTGCTTCTTGAAGCGATGGCAGTAACCGGTAAAGGGTTGCGCCAGTTGCTGAACGAGACCATGGATGAAATCGGCCATTTCTTCTATCGCCGTATCGATCTCCCGATCGCTCCTGAAGCCAAGGCAAAACTGATTGCCCAGCTGAAGACCGCAGCACCAGCAACCATTGCTGGGCGTTCAGTAGCAGAACAAAATTTCCGGGACGGTTTCAAGTTCATTTTCAGCGACGGATCATGGCTGCTGGTCCGTCCTTCAGGAACCGAACCGGTGCTTAGACTTTACAGCGAGGCCTCTTCTCCGGAAACGGTTGAGCTGCTGCTCTCAGCAGGGCGCGAGCTGGCCGGCATCTAG
- the tpx gene encoding thiol peroxidase, whose product MQERSGVITFKGNPMTLIGPELKIGAAAPDFRVVDTTLTPRGLSDYPGAIKIISAVPSLDTPVCDTETRRFNSEAAALPANVVVLTVSLDLPFAQKRWCGAAGIDKVVTLSDYQDRSFGLAYGVLIKELKLLTRAVFIVDADNLLRYVQIVPEVTSEPDYQAVLTAVKSL is encoded by the coding sequence ATGCAGGAGAGAAGCGGAGTTATTACTTTTAAGGGCAACCCCATGACCCTTATTGGCCCTGAGCTGAAGATTGGGGCTGCTGCCCCGGATTTCCGTGTTGTTGACACCACTCTTACACCGCGAGGCTTAAGCGACTACCCCGGAGCAATCAAGATAATAAGTGCCGTGCCGTCTTTAGACACGCCAGTTTGCGACACCGAGACCCGAAGGTTTAATAGCGAGGCAGCTGCCTTGCCGGCAAACGTCGTGGTCTTGACCGTCAGCCTCGATCTGCCATTTGCCCAGAAGCGCTGGTGTGGAGCTGCCGGCATAGACAAGGTGGTCACCCTGTCAGACTATCAGGACCGTTCTTTCGGACTTGCATATGGAGTGCTGATTAAGGAGCTTAAGTTGCTGACCAGGGCTGTCTTTATCGTTGACGCAGACAACTTGCTCAGATATGTCCAGATAGTCCCTGAAGTGACCAGTGAGCCTGATTATCAGGCAGTACTGACTGCGGTGAAGAGTCTGTGA
- the hemE gene encoding uroporphyrinogen decarboxylase, translated as MNTRFLDACWGKPVDRTPVWLMRQAGRYLPDYMRVRSKCTFLELCKTPELAAEVTIQPVDILGVDAAILFSDILTPVEPMGMKLDFVPGPVFEHPIRTMADVEALRIPDPEADVPYVLEAIRILRRELERKVPLIGFGGAPFTLACYMVEGKGSKDWATIKRMMYAAPDVYAALMEKVTMMDMEYLNAQIKAGAQAIQIFDTWGGVLSPSDYEKYVLPYTTKLINGLNRTGIPVIHFVKGAGTMLDLVQKAGGNVMGLDWHIDLGKARDILGPNMAVQGNLDPTVLYAPKDVIEKEVKRVLDENAGRPGHIFNLGHGILPTVPPENAIHMVECVHRLSQK; from the coding sequence ATGAATACACGTTTTCTCGATGCCTGCTGGGGTAAGCCGGTTGACCGGACCCCGGTATGGCTGATGCGCCAGGCAGGCCGTTATCTCCCGGACTACATGCGGGTTCGCTCCAAATGTACCTTTCTTGAACTGTGTAAGACGCCGGAATTGGCTGCGGAGGTAACCATTCAACCGGTTGACATCCTTGGCGTTGATGCGGCGATTCTCTTTTCCGACATCCTGACACCGGTAGAGCCGATGGGTATGAAGCTGGATTTTGTCCCAGGACCGGTTTTCGAGCACCCAATCCGCACCATGGCTGACGTGGAAGCGCTTCGGATACCAGATCCCGAAGCCGATGTCCCTTATGTGCTGGAGGCAATCCGCATCCTGCGCCGTGAACTGGAGCGCAAAGTTCCTCTGATCGGCTTTGGTGGCGCGCCGTTCACCCTTGCCTGCTATATGGTTGAGGGTAAAGGATCCAAGGACTGGGCCACCATAAAACGAATGATGTATGCTGCTCCGGACGTCTATGCCGCACTGATGGAGAAGGTCACCATGATGGATATGGAGTACCTGAATGCCCAGATCAAGGCTGGTGCCCAGGCGATCCAGATCTTCGACACTTGGGGCGGGGTGCTTTCTCCTTCGGATTACGAGAAGTACGTGCTTCCCTACACCACAAAGCTGATCAATGGTCTGAACCGCACCGGGATTCCGGTAATACACTTTGTCAAAGGTGCCGGCACCATGCTTGATTTAGTGCAGAAGGCAGGCGGCAATGTGATGGGGCTTGACTGGCATATCGATCTCGGCAAGGCGCGCGATATCCTGGGGCCGAATATGGCTGTTCAAGGGAACCTTGATCCGACCGTGCTTTATGCTCCAAAGGATGTCATCGAGAAAGAGGTCAAGCGGGTTCTTGATGAGAATGCCGGTCGTCCAGGCCATATTTTCAACCTCGGCCACGGCATCCTCCCCACCGTGCCGCCGGAAAATGCCATTCACATGGTAGAATGCGTGCACAGACTCTCGCAGAAATAA
- the nadA gene encoding quinolinate synthase NadA, whose translation MRGIMEDRLKQQIRELLSERNAVLLAHNYMRDEVQEIADLTGDSLGLSIEAARTDADVIVFCGVHFMAESAAILSPGKKVLLPRLDAGCPMADMVTADKLVALKAEHPGVPVVTYVNSSAAVKAVSDICCTSANAVKVVNSLPDKEIIFVPDRNLGKFVAARSDKNFYYWDGYCPTHERLRPEAVQKLKSEHPDALFVCHPECNPAVVALADHACSTSGMYEWCRKSPAKKIIIGTEAGILYKLKQDNPDKEFILASPALVCPNMKLTSLEDIRDALLSMKPIVSVPEEIRVPAKQALDRMLAIPRD comes from the coding sequence ATGAGAGGAATTATGGAAGATAGGCTCAAGCAGCAGATCAGGGAGCTTCTCAGTGAGCGGAACGCCGTTCTTCTGGCTCATAATTACATGAGGGATGAGGTTCAGGAAATCGCTGATCTTACGGGAGATTCCCTCGGACTTTCTATCGAAGCGGCAAGGACCGATGCCGATGTCATTGTCTTCTGTGGAGTCCATTTCATGGCTGAATCTGCAGCTATTCTCTCGCCCGGCAAGAAAGTCCTCCTGCCTCGCTTGGATGCCGGTTGCCCGATGGCAGACATGGTAACTGCCGATAAGTTGGTTGCCTTGAAGGCCGAACACCCCGGCGTGCCGGTGGTTACCTATGTCAATTCTTCGGCTGCGGTCAAGGCTGTAAGCGACATCTGCTGCACTTCGGCCAATGCGGTAAAGGTCGTCAACTCGCTTCCAGACAAGGAAATCATTTTTGTGCCTGACAGGAACCTGGGGAAATTTGTCGCTGCCAGGTCGGACAAAAACTTTTATTACTGGGACGGCTATTGTCCGACCCATGAAAGATTGCGGCCGGAAGCGGTGCAAAAGTTGAAGTCCGAGCATCCTGACGCCCTGTTTGTCTGTCATCCGGAATGCAATCCCGCTGTTGTGGCTCTGGCAGATCATGCCTGTTCCACATCGGGAATGTACGAGTGGTGCCGGAAGAGCCCGGCAAAGAAAATCATAATCGGCACCGAGGCGGGAATCCTTTACAAGCTGAAGCAGGACAACCCGGACAAGGAGTTTATCCTGGCCTCCCCTGCCCTGGTCTGCCCTAATATGAAGCTCACCTCGCTGGAGGATATTCGCGATGCCCTGTTATCCATGAAACCGATAGTCAGTGTGCCTGAGGAGATCAGGGTCCCGGCGAAACAGGCCCTGGACAGGATGCTGGCAATACCAAGAGACTGA
- a CDS encoding hybrid sensor histidine kinase/response regulator: MSQELEILFVEDSEEDMMLLLHHLTKAGYTISHYRVQTEESLRAALAGGSWNIIISDFRMPGFSANEALALLKESGLDLPFLIVSGKIGEDQAVAAMKAGATDYLMKDNLSRLVPAIERALREAEERRRRHKAEQAILMGKVEWEAVFDAVSDLILVTDHAGLITRCNRRVIEYFQADYPDLIGRQISSLFYGEQGCEDDVFNSSSRLQTGMEDIMFPSLSGWFTVTSCPMVSADTTETARQGLVHIVKDVSRRKRMEEEKRVSDRELLTLYAVAFRLNSERDSKEILNDLLFQIHNMLRIDFSSIHLLEKGGLKLKASLGFSEDFEPAVKKLLNYAPWVGEVLAGKPYKARALASKEMPHEVIEAAKNIGIHAWCAVPLKIGSEVVGVLMVAHKSEKSFTDREVFLLTSIGSQLAVLIENHQLYERMKEKAAELQRSRRALRENLHEVKLANIELDRLNRAKNSFIGMASHELKTPITSILGGVEFLLKYSGIQLTGEQGEIFASVHESVVQLKNLVEDLLSISRIEAKGIVLQKRPYNLVAIAREVFDGFALPLSRRNINVQIMGDERPAPVDEGFARLVMRNLLENAIKFTPDRGEVIIICRYVQRGDVLEEHAHIKEFYPAFPKGLANVDQFCRVDFCDNGIGIPEEERLRVFEKFYGVGDIAYHSSGKTEFMSKGSGLGLSIVKGIMDAHNGYVWVSEGPTGTGSMFSILFPAD; this comes from the coding sequence ATGTCCCAGGAACTGGAAATTCTGTTTGTCGAGGATTCTGAAGAAGATATGATGCTGCTTCTTCACCACCTCACAAAAGCAGGATATACGATTAGTCACTATCGCGTACAGACGGAAGAGTCCTTGCGGGCTGCCTTGGCTGGAGGCTCCTGGAATATTATTATCTCTGACTTCAGGATGCCCGGTTTCAGCGCTAACGAGGCGTTGGCCTTACTGAAGGAAAGCGGGTTGGACCTGCCATTTCTGATTGTCTCCGGCAAAATCGGCGAAGATCAGGCCGTAGCTGCCATGAAGGCCGGGGCCACCGATTATCTGATGAAGGACAACCTCTCCCGTCTAGTTCCTGCCATTGAAAGGGCCCTTAGGGAAGCTGAAGAACGGCGCAGGCGCCATAAGGCCGAGCAGGCAATCCTCATGGGAAAAGTTGAATGGGAGGCTGTTTTTGACGCCGTGTCTGATCTGATCCTGGTGACGGACCATGCCGGCTTAATAACGCGGTGCAACAGAAGGGTTATCGAATATTTTCAGGCTGATTACCCGGACTTGATCGGGAGGCAGATAAGCAGCCTGTTTTATGGTGAGCAGGGTTGCGAGGATGACGTGTTTAATTCGTCCAGCCGTTTGCAGACCGGCATGGAAGACATCATGTTTCCTTCGCTTAGTGGCTGGTTCACGGTCACCAGCTGTCCGATGGTAAGCGCGGATACTACTGAAACCGCCCGACAAGGATTGGTGCACATTGTCAAAGATGTCAGCCGGCGCAAACGGATGGAAGAGGAAAAAAGGGTCAGCGACCGTGAACTCCTAACCCTTTATGCCGTGGCTTTTCGACTGAATTCGGAACGTGACTCCAAAGAGATCCTGAACGACTTGTTGTTTCAGATCCATAACATGCTCAGGATCGACTTCTCCAGCATCCATCTTCTGGAAAAGGGAGGACTTAAGCTCAAGGCCTCTCTCGGGTTTTCTGAGGATTTCGAACCTGCTGTCAAAAAGCTGCTTAACTATGCCCCCTGGGTCGGTGAGGTGCTGGCAGGCAAACCATATAAGGCAAGGGCGCTGGCCAGCAAGGAGATGCCGCATGAGGTTATTGAAGCGGCAAAAAACATCGGTATTCATGCCTGGTGCGCCGTTCCTCTGAAAATTGGGTCCGAAGTCGTTGGGGTACTCATGGTGGCCCACAAGTCGGAGAAGAGTTTTACGGACCGGGAAGTGTTTCTTCTTACCTCAATTGGCAGCCAACTAGCTGTTTTAATTGAAAATCATCAGCTTTATGAGCGGATGAAAGAAAAGGCGGCTGAACTTCAGCGGAGCAGAAGAGCGCTGCGGGAGAATCTTCATGAGGTAAAGCTTGCCAATATAGAATTGGACCGCTTGAACAGAGCAAAGAACAGCTTTATCGGCATGGCATCCCACGAACTGAAAACCCCGATTACCTCGATACTCGGAGGAGTGGAGTTTCTTCTGAAATACAGTGGTATCCAACTCACGGGAGAACAGGGGGAGATTTTCGCCTCAGTGCATGAGAGCGTTGTCCAGCTTAAGAATCTTGTCGAAGATCTGCTTTCCATATCCCGAATCGAGGCAAAAGGGATAGTTTTGCAGAAACGGCCATATAATCTTGTTGCCATTGCCAGAGAGGTTTTTGACGGATTTGCCCTCCCCCTTTCACGGAGGAATATAAATGTCCAGATTATGGGAGACGAGCGGCCTGCCCCGGTAGACGAGGGCTTTGCCCGGCTGGTGATGCGTAACCTGCTGGAAAACGCCATTAAATTTACTCCTGACAGGGGAGAGGTAATAATCATCTGCCGGTATGTTCAACGAGGTGATGTCCTTGAGGAACATGCCCATATTAAAGAGTTTTATCCCGCTTTCCCCAAAGGGTTGGCTAATGTTGACCAGTTTTGTCGCGTTGATTTCTGCGACAACGGCATCGGAATACCTGAGGAAGAGCGGCTACGGGTCTTTGAAAAGTTCTATGGCGTCGGCGATATTGCTTATCATTCCTCCGGCAAGACAGAGTTCATGTCCAAGGGGTCAGGGTTGGGACTTTCCATTGTCAAAGGGATTATGGACGCACATAATGGCTACGTCTGGGTATCTGAGGGGCCCACTGGAACCGGGAGCATGTTTTCGATACTGTTCCCGGCAGATTGA